The genome window CAAACGCTGGCGGTAGGTACCTAAAACACTCAAAAGAATACACCGACATGTAACATTTTAGTACCTATTTTGAGTGGAAATCTAACAGCGCCGACGATTCATGACACAACAAAGGCACAATTTAAATTACAGAAAAGTGCATTCGACAATACGAACGGTGAAATTATTTCGTTTGCGTTATTCGTCGTAACCAAACAATCAAATAATGCTGACAAAAGTTACGGATTCTGGAATGGTACCGACGCCACGTGGCCTTCGGCTCCTGGCGAAGCAGTGCAACTCACTCCAAATTTTTGGAACCCGTTTGAAAGTACCTTAATTCTTTTATGTATTTACGAAAAACTTCTTATTGAAATTTTAGATGGGAGCGACACCGTAGATTTCTTAATTGGGAATGATACAGAATGTTCCAATGCAAACTACTGCAATAGAGCTTTAAGCGAAGACACTGAATATTACTTAATTGTGAGAGGGTTAACCAGTGCGGCCTTTAAAGATAGTGGTCTTTTGCACTTCAAAACTGGTAAGTTAACAAATGTTATCGATGATAACTTATCTTATCTGTTACGAAAGGTACATGTGTTTTCTAAAATGATAGAATATTTATTTCTAGATATGCCCGATGATCCGCGTTTAGGTCTCATCCTCGGTTTAACTTTTGGGCTTTTAGTCctcttaataataatactaattttattgttttggtGGAGGCGAAAGAGAAAAACGTAAGTTACACTCATGTAAATTCGCTTTGACCGAAGTGTAGTCGTAGTTCGTATCAAGATGAGGAAAAGCGGTGTTCGACATCGCTACCGGAAGCCATTCCATGTCACAGATTCGTAGACTACTATGCAAACAACAAAGATGGTTACACTATATTTAAGCAACAGTTTCTCGATTTGGGGTTACAAAGTAAAGAGATGAGTACCGCGGTTACTTTCGCTAATTTACCAGAGAACAGGAGGAAAAACAGATACACAAATATTTTACCTTGTAGGTAACCAACGTAATTGTACACACTTTTACTGTGTTTGTTGTTTGTAGTCGATGACACTCGAGTTAAACTCAAAATAGACGAAGACGACGAAATAAGCTCCGACTATGTCAACGCGTCATACATAAaggtttaattttaatattctgtAGTTGGGTGGACTGATTACAAATCTTCTTTTCAGGGCTATTCTGGCAAAACTGAGTACATTGCCACTCAGGGACCGCTTGAATCAACCACTCGAGACTTTTGGAAGATGATCATGCAAGAAAACGTATCTGTGATTGCGATGGTTTCACAGTTCGTGGAACAAAGTAAAGTTAGTAACCATTtattcaatcaaaatttatatttattaattcaatCCATCTTTTAGGAAAAATGTTGTCAGTACTTCCCAAACAATCACGAAACCATGAGTTTTGGGGAATCCTTGGAAGTCAAATGTTCTACTGAGTTGCATTTTGGTACTTACTGTATACGAACGTTGCAAGTGAGAAAGGACTCAGAACAGAGGAACGTTGTGCACATGCAATTTTTAGAGTGGCCTGACTTTGGTGTTCCTCAGGGAACCGATAACATGCTACAATTCTGCCACCAACTAAGAGAAAATTGTGAAAGTGAAGGAGGTCTCATAGTAGTACACTGCAGGTaatatcatttattttattaaaaaagttttataaaaaaataagctaAACTTACTATAAAAATACTGGTATCGACAGTAACATACAATACTGAAATTACAATTAGTAACGCCTCGGCAGGAATTCTTAAGCTGTTTGCGCAGGTTCCTGAAACTGACTCGGGCAACACTCTTTGAGAATCAAGCTTTGCCGGAATCTTTCAGTTCGCGCATTTTAGCCAACAAAATAGTAGGGGCGTTTTGGcacaaaattatcaaaactTGCGGACtacttacaaatatttttaaataggaTACTTACGTTATGCaactaacaaaaaataatactaTGTTCACAGCGCTGGAGTTGGTAGAACAGGGACGTTGATCACATTGGACATACTTCTTCAGACCATCAGCGATCACAAAGATATTAACATCTACAAAACTGTTTTGGACCTGAGAAAACAAAGAACAAATATGGTACAAACTGAAGTGAGTTGATATTAAAAAGTTGAACAATTTCgaaaaataatgttaacaTTTTAGaaacaatacatatttatacacACTTGTATAAAGGACCATTTGGAAATGCCTGCGATTCAGTCAaatggtaaataaataatagtaacAGTAGTAATGTTGGTCTAACAGAGCCTATTTCAGAGGAGGGACAAGAGCAACTTTATGAAAATATGGACGTGCTGCGATCGTccatgaaaaaaaatctaatcgaGACTGAAGTAGAAAgcgcgttttaattttttttaagctGACAATAGAGCAACATTCATGGTAAACTAGTCCAACAATGtaactgttaatttgttttccTTCAAGTCGTGTACTTAATTGACgcgtatttttcgttaattATTCGGAAAATCAAGTCCGCACTTGTGAAGGAAAATTTCAACTGTTGTCACTTCTATAACAATGcctttataataattaagtaTAAACTTACACAAAGCTGtgatttgtaaataattcgacacaaatataatttttgttataaataccTGCAATTTTTAAGTCACTCTTGTTTCATCATGGCATGTGGAGGGTGATGCATCCATGGAGGCATGTCAGACTTTAAATGCATATTCATATTTGGTGGTGGCATTGGATGTGCTGCAGGCATCCTGTGGTTCAGCATCATGGGCATGTTATGGTGTGGAATATGCATACTTGGTATCATGTGATTATTGTCATGTTGTGACACATGCATTGGTAACAATCTATGGTTTTGTTGAGTGTTTACTGGGTGAGGTTGGTTATGAGGCATCACTACATTATTCTGAGGTATTTGTGGTATTGGTTTATTTATCCTGTCCATGttgtttacttgttcattCATGTTAAGCTGAGGGGAGTTCTGTGGCTGCACTTTCAGAGATTTCTTTGCTACTTTTGCAGATAAATTCTCCTTCTTAGCATCTTTCTTTGTTGGTATGAGTGGTTTTTCTactaaaattgatttattacCACTCTTTTCGTAACAGAAACCCATATCAAACAGCAATCTACGTAGAGTCATCAGTGAAAAATTTGGTAACTGTGGATCCCCATTAACTTGCTTCAAAATGGTGTTTAATGATGGTACTATGTTCTTATACTTCAGGTCATAAATTATATTTCTTATTGCTTGTCTCACGTTATTATCATATTTGATGTCTCTACTGTTTATATTAatatttcttctaattttCGTTGTCGACGGCACTTTAAAACCCTCGGCACTCGCTTCTTCTTTgcggaattgaaaaatgcttTTTTCGCTACATCCTGTAGCTTTCGCCGTGCGTCTCACGATCTCCGTTACACACTTATCAGGAAATTGGATGCGAAAATATTTGAACACATTTAATATTATCGTTTTTTCTTTGCAGGAATAGGACAttccttgtttcatttttttaatttccagttGAGCCATTGTTGAAGTTAACCTCACTTCGACAACCACACTTTCAAATATTGGTTAAAACTAAAACCCTACTATTAATTTACCTCTGTTAACTCATTACTAActtccaaaaattatttaaaaattgtgcgAAAAACTGGCCGCTTTATAAACAAAGTCACAGCTCCATCTGCCAATCATTGACAGTTAACTGACGGATGACAttcacaaattaatttgaaattccgcgcggtaaaattttcaaaattcaacaattacAAAACGAGCACGAATTCGTCCGACTAATTACATCAAAAGACAtataattaaactaaatataCTTGACTTCTTTGCAAAAAATGACCAAggggaaattaataaataatctattgaacaaaaattttttatttttttaaatatgatttAGGTGTATCCACTCTGTGCGTCTCATGCACAACAGTGCAATTCGTAATATAACCTTTAACTTTTGGTCTATTCATTGTAAAACAAGCACATTTTTGCTCACGATTATCACACATCTTTTGCAACATCAATGGACAACAAGTGCAAAGGCGTTCTGCTGCAGCAGACAAATTATCATCTTCTTCTACTTCTTGCAGATCAGTTAACTGCCTCCCTTTCAACCGAATTTTCTGAACatctaaacaaaaacaaggCACATTTGAACATCTAACAGTTTCAGCAGTTCTCTCGGTGGACGATGAATTATTCATTTTGTCGCTCGAACTGCTACGTCTGTGTAAAGCTTGAGACGGCACCTTTTCTTGAAACGCACCACACGTCATTGAATTTGTTCTTATCTCGGCTGTAGTTGTCATCATCGCTTCTAATTTTCCATCGCTTGGATTTAGAGAAGAGTTGTTTTGGAGTAACTTGTTTGTTGATGAATTTGATTTTAGATCTGTTGCACCAGTTTTCAAAACTTCCAATTTTGGGGTAGGTGCTTGATCGCAGAAACATTTATGTCTAAAGAATGGAAATAGGAATAAAGAAAGGATAAAATggaaggaagaaacaacgtTAAAGGGAGGGATATTTTGTGCTTTCACTGTCTCTAGTCCTACGAAACCTCTCGTTTGCTATTTCTCGTCTTAACTGTTTATTTTGCTGACTATAGTCTAGAGCTTTTTCTTGATACATATCTAACTGTTCCGACGTGATTGTACTGGAAAACATTcgccaaaaataaataaaaaatactaaacacGTGAAAGAGAATGAAAAAATCATGAAACCCTAAGAAACAAATCGTCGAACTGTCAACAACTAtaaaaacttacaatttttctcttaGTTCCTGGACTTGAATTTTCAACCTCTGCACCTCCTCTTGCAAATCTTGATTCAACAATCTTAACTCCGTGGTGTCCTGTTTGGCGTCAAGCAGATTCTTCTCAACACATTCCACTGTTCGTCTGTCTCTTGTCACTGTATGTTGTAACATCTCTCGTTCGCTTCTCAACTGATCGACGTTCCTGTCCGACTAGAAACAAATTCAAGGAAACGCCTCGACGCAACACTTCACTTAAGTACCTGAACTCTCTGATCCTCTCTATCCCTCAACTGTCTCCTAAACTTGGAATTTTCGTTGTCCAACTTCAACGACAGCTCTCTCATATTTTGCAACTCATCCTCGGCTTTGTCGTACTGAGTCATACACTGTCTGAGCTGAATCTCCAAACTGGCAATCTGACTCGTCAGATCGGCTATTTGCTTTTCGTAGCTGCGTATGATGCTGTCTTTGTTGTCCAATTTTCTCTCCAAATCTGAAGCGTGATCGAGCGCCACCGACAACTGTACCCTGCTCTGCGTCGCCTCATTTTCCAAAGTGTGGTTGTTCGTTTCCAAAATGTTCGCTTCGTGACTGAGAGACCTGAACTGATCCAACAACTCGCCTCTCTCGATCTCCTACAAAACCATTTCAACAACACCGAATCGATCACTCTCATTTCATTTACTTTATTCGAGATGAGATCTTCGGTCCTCTTCACTTCTGCAACGTAATGCTGCAGCTGAGTTTTGAGATCGTCGACTTGCCTCTTGTACAACTCCAACTCCTTCCTCGAGTCTCTGCAATCGCACGTCACCGAACACAAATCGTCCTGGAGTCTTCGGTTTTCTTGTATGGCACcgtctttgatttttttgatagtGTCGAGTTCTTGCCTCAACGTGGCAATTTCGGTTTGCGAACTGCGTAGCACGTGTTCCTGGTCGGCGTTTTCGTCCATCGCCATGCTAAAACATCGCAGGTCACTCTGTACAAAATGGAAATCTCAGTAGCACAGGTCGAAGGTGATCGCAAAAAATTATAGACTTTCACTGATTGGAAATTTCCTCGAGTGTGTAAACAAAAAACGTACAACCATGCGGAATTAGTACGACcattaattacataattaaacGGACACTTAATTACAACtgctttgtttgttttgttaccAATGCTAATttctaaattgaattaattgaCTTCCACAAAAAAATGCCACGAGTCGAGATAATAAAggttgacaacaatgcgataATTGCTTAATTGAACAAATTTATACACAATGAAATTGGGTGTCTATTCATTCAAGTTTGTAGAGCGCGAAGAGTTTCACGCCGACTTACGTTTTCGAATTTATTGAcgatagttatttacatttcggAACTAACCGCCTCGTACGATTTGATAAAGGAAAACGTGTCcgaattatcaaaaaaaaaaacgttcattAATATTCAGAGTTCGGTCAGATTAAACCACAGTAAAGTGGAGTTTACGCAACGAATCGATCTGAAAATTCTTGATTAGTGGAATTTTAAGCAGATTCGTTTAATATCGCATTAAATCTGGTCGTAAAAAGGTACACATGCAGCCGGTTTTATGAATATAAGAATGTTACGACACGAAATTCCCAAAGTCGAATGCACTTTGTTAATTTACAGTACACACATGTGCAGACCATAACCGCTTTATGTGTGTCTTGTCTGGAGTTGTTAAAAAACATAATCCCAGCAGGTAGTTTAAATGAAAGGTTGTTTCACATTACGTTATGTAAAGTGAATCACAATTGTGTACTGTTAAAACATGCATGGGTTCATCGCTTGTTCCACTAAATCGAGcgtttaacgaaataaaaaagaaacgcCAGTCATTACACGTTTGTTACATGGACATTTATGCGGTtaattgaataatttcaacaataattagttaacattttcaaatttcttgtAGACCATTGTGtagatttttaacaataagCGAAAGCTTGACAAAGACCGGGAGGTACATCACCACATTAGCCAGCTGACATCGCAAACCGACACATGTGTAGATTAATCGCGGTTTATTAAATCGGCTAAATTTATTAACGGTAGTCTAAAATGAAAGTGTTAATTTAGACCTTTCTGGGGATAAATcacgaaattgaaaatctGCACAAAATGCAGAAATATCGTAAAAACACTTTCCACAATATATCACCTTGTCACATGAACTTgacttaaaaaattaccatttAAATTTGGTAATTACGATGCATACAACAGCAGGAATGCATATTTTAAGCTTGTTTGTCGTTAATGCTAATTCAGATAAACATAACAACGAAAATAAGTcgcaaatttacaaatttgattaacTCGAAATTAGGTTGATTAACTCCTCGGTCGTAATTAATCAAGGCTACGACAATCAGATAAATGTGATGGATCGTACAAAGAACAAATCACATTAAATGAGAAAATGAGAATTGTTACCTAAcacaataacaatttttttccaaaagcaaGATTTTCAATGATAGTCAAGCTTCCGAACCAATGAACTTCAGAAATCTAGGACGCTGTATTGTCTGCATTCATTATTTAGATTGTCTCGCCTTCAACCTTCATTAACGATTGAGCGGCCCTTTCTAAAACTTTATCTGAGACGCGATCTAAAAAATTAACGTTTCAATTATAGATTTTACAAGGAAATACCGCatgagcaacaattactgtttgaATTGGCAATAAAACTATAGTGACTTTTTTGCCTCCCTCTTGGCTAAATTTGTCACATAACCGGAAGTGAcgtgaatttgaaaaatgccgaaaattaggttatgtgtgATGCGAATCAAcggtttattgaaaaatgaggagtttttaaaaataaacaagttaGAGCGAGGaatttaaattaaaggtgctacTCCAAATGACTCCAGTTATTATCAATAAAAGGTTACAAAAACAAAGACgtttaaattagaaatgtatgtcagctgtcaataatgagtattaatgacaataaaacaaacggtACAATTCAGTCTGGtcaatttcaagtaaaaatttttattaccaactcaaacagtaattgttgctcacgcGGTATTTTGAGAACTGTTCTCATTGAGTAATTTGGCACAAATGAAGAAAATGCAGATTAGAACTAATTACAATAGAtgcaataaatgttttacttAATTTGGTAGTCTATAGACAAAGGCGTTTGTTGTGTAATGAACTAATGAATGATCCACACTGGTAAGATGGCAATTTGTATATTCGACACAAACTTTTGCCTAATCGTCTCATGTAATCACAGAAAACAATGATCCGATACgtctttgttattttaatagtGGAGTCCAAACATTGAACAATTGTCCTACTTAACATTATTGGTACAGTGGTATTTCTCAAGAGTAGTAGGTATTTGATGACACATAATTATTTGTAACGAGACATTGAGAATTTCCCATTGCGTCCTTATTTCCAACATGTCCGATTTTTACTCTTGATCTTGTCAATTGGTGCTGGGCGAGGCTGTCAGAATCTAAATTAATCACAATAGACCCTGTCACTTTCTTCTATGCGATATCGATTTAATAACACACTTCAATTTCGgccaattaaaatataatcatCTGTGCCTATAGTGACATTCCCACATCCCGTTTTCCGCACCGAATCCACCCCCTTTCACCTAGCCGAATTACCCAACGATTACGTAAAGATCGCAAACCAGCATCTCAATTAGATAACACCTTCTTGGTTACCAATGATCGGTTTCACTTTCGTTGGGTGGCGCTCTCTTATGTTGTTACAGTGCGTTGCAACAGGACCCCGATGACCGGGTCAAGTGAAAGCAAAAAATAACTGTTCGAACTTTACCAAGAACTTATGCGCCAATGACATTGAAAATCTCCGACACCAGGAACCGGACAGTCCACCCTCTTGCAGGACGATGGGGTGGGGCTGGTGTGCGGCCTTCGTCTGCAAACGCGAAATGACGGGGACTTCGGTGTTTCCAACGTGACTGCCGGCGATCAGTTCTTCGCGGGCATTGGTGAAGGCGCTTGCTGTGCCGACATGGGTTAGGACGGTGCGGTTTTGTGGCGGAGTGCGGACGTGAACGACCAAAATGGCACATGAAttgtacattgcagtaagtGGTACCGCAAAGAAATTCACTTTCGGGCCTTctctctttttttaattaaagaaaaaaaaatctaaattttcgtCGGTCCATCCGACATTCATATACTATCAGTGAGTTTTTACAATTTGATCATTAAAGCTCTTGTTATAAAGTTAAATCTCAGAATGTTACGCagaatgtttaaaattagattTGCAACTTTTTCTAGAGTATAAGACAGAAACTGACATTTGAAAAGGGTAGTTCAGAGtaaatttggaattttattaatcttacaaaatattaaaaaatagacaaaCCTTGATCTTTTTCACCACTTTAATATTGCAtttaaatgtcacatgatCCTTGTCATCCTCCTTCTAAGACAaagtaaattataataattttacataattgtTTTATAAGCTATTCATAAatagaaaatatgtaaattctaacaagtttaaaaaatgtttagtccactcaaatattttgtttctcCTTCACTACCTGTCTTAAATTATTGATAACGTATtacttataaattttttaaatcttctcCTTTCCAGTTATGAAAAGCTGTCATGATCTCATGAATATATACCGGGTATCACaccaaaataaatgaagatcTTAATCttattaatttactaagcgaaattaaaaaattgaattttcataatttttcatattaatttttttttttttttgttcgacactgtcagaatttgagaattttctcctgtgtgaacggattttgataaatgtcacaacttgtcaaaacaaaatgtcaagtgaattttaaagattttaagcgatttggagcatTTAAGGGGcatgtcgaacaaaaaaaccttgtatttAACTCgtttcttgtgtaaattgaactttttttggcatgagtgggccagtttaaaacgcgagtgaaacaagcgttttaaactggcccactcatgccaaaaaaaggtcaatttacacacgaactgtttaaataaataactattctgaGTTAATTCGCAAAATAATGTGATCCAAAGTGTACTTTAATTTAGATTTTGATTAAGGCccgtataataaaaaaatctaatttgcAAATGTCTGATTTTTGAGGGACCATTGTTTTGTCTTCCGTCCTCTTCGGTCTTCAACCAAACATTCTTCTTCTACCTCGCTGACAGCTCCAGTTTGTTCATGTTATTTACAAGTTCAAGTTCTGGCAAGTATTGCGAGACTCTAAACGTCCAGTTATATTTGTACAAGAATTATTCTTTGTAACATAATAACGCAACCAGTCTCGAGGAATTTATCGCCCTGTACAAAGACTAGGGAATATCAATCGAGTTGACAAAAGGTCATGCAGTCGTGGTCCTCGTCTCCGCTTACACCTTCTGCCACCAACGCGATAATGCAACAAGCCCAACCGTGGTACAGTGAAAGTTCCACTTGACTCTTTTTCGCCACCATTGTCTATTATCTGTACCGGCCTAGGCGACTTAATTTAATGATCTTTTATGTAACAATTATAGTTCCGACTGAGTCTACTCCACGCACAAATTGTTACACAAGACGGTCGCGATTCAGCATACACATAATTAACGCGTCGTTATGCAAGTGCAAAAACAAGACCCCTTTGTTCGATGGGAAGAATTTTTCGATGCGCACGTAACGAATTTGCTTTGTTTTCAGATATTATCGACGGTTCTTTTGGGATTGGATGCAGCGCAGGGGGCCGTCTTGCCGCCCCCTTGGGCAAACCCCAAACTGAATCCGTGCGCGAATCAGCCGGGAGGGTGGCAACTGCTCTATTGGCCACCGGATGGGAAGTGCTACAAGATATTTAAGGTTGGTACGGAAAACGAAATGGGTTCGCGTTAAACAGCGACCTTCCACAAGAGCGGTAAATGTCAAGCGATTAAATCGGAATAAAGGTTGCGGCCGAAGAACGTAAGATTACATAACGAGATCATCACGACCTTCCCAGAGACCACGGGCCCGGAAACAATGAAGATGTTTACGAATTGCGCAACAGGTGCCGGGATCGGTAGACCAGATACCAGATACAGATCTattgtattgaaaaaaaataagatcCAGGCATTTTTTCGGTACACATTTCCTCTCGAACAAGGTCTCTACGAGTCTGAATAttcataaatatgtacataaaaCTTCCAGATGAAGCGGAAGTTAGCAATTTTTCATACTGGTAAAGCGTAACGTTTAGTAaaaagtcaatttttttttttgtgtatcaGTTGTTCAAGTTCaatgtttttctttaatatattgcaaaataaattggaGAGAAAGGGATTATATCATTATTAGATCATCAAGAAAAGTACATATAATCGCCTCTACGTAGAAAAGCTACAACGTTTagatatttagtgtaaaataatgttttaaatgTTCTACAAATTTTTAGGCACCTGATGACATTCATAACttaaggctgtatgacacgatgctaaattttgtagaaaatttgttagtaaatgagagaggaccaatgaacgatcaggatctgacaaagacagactatgatcc of Tenebrio molitor chromosome 6, icTenMoli1.1, whole genome shotgun sequence contains these proteins:
- the LOC138133879 gene encoding uncharacterized protein, translated to MAQLEIKKMKQGMSYSCKEKTIILNVFKYFRIQFPDKCVTEIVRRTAKATGCSEKSIFQFRKEEASAEGFKVPSTTKIRRNININSRDIKYDNNVRQAIRNIIYDLKYKNIVPSLNTILKQVNGDPQLPNFSLMTLRRLLFDMGFCYEKSGNKSILVEKPLIPTKKDAKKENLSAKVAKKSLKVQPQNSPQLNMNEQVNNMDRINKPIPQIPQNNVVMPHNQPHPVNTQQNHRLLPMHVSQHDNNHMIPSMHIPHHNMPMMLNHRMPAAHPMPPPNMNMHLKSDMPPWMHHPPHAMMKQE